The genome window GGCCGAAATTAACCAAGAGCTAGCAAATACACAGCTTACCAATGGCCAAACGTTAAGCGCTGCGCAAGCCCTGTTTTATAAGCGCGCAGTTTACAGCAAAGCAAAAGCCAGTTTGTTGGTATCAAAGCTAGGCAGCACGCACCGCGATAGCGCAACAGCACAAAGCCAGGCGGCAATAGACAACCACGAACATTGGTTAAGAGAAAGCATAAACGCCATGCGCCAGCTGCAAGGCCTAAGCCCAAATTTAACGGTAGAGCTACTATGAGCCAAAGCAAAATAGCAAAGCTTAAGCAGCATTTAGCAACCGCAGAATACCAAGGCCGCAACCTAGCGCTAAGCACCCAGTTCGACAGCTGGATAGAAGGCGGCCGCATAGAGCCAAGCAGCAAAACCATTAACGGCAACGGCCTATTGGCAGCAAGGTTTTATTACTCAGGAGCGATCAGCATAAACCCATGCGCAGCACCCGCAGCACTTATTTGTGCCTTTGCATCGTTTTGGTTGCAAAACAACGGCGGGCGATACGACAGCACCGACATTGAATTTAGCGCCGACGTTAACGACGACAACAGCAACGAAGTAGAGCTAACAATAAATCAGCTTTGCGAAGACATAGAGCTAATACAAGCGCCCAACGGCCCGTTTGAATTTAACGGCAACCGTTACGACTTTGGCGAGCAAAGCCTATGGATAGCAGAGGCGTTCACGCTTGAAGGCCAAATAAGCCGTGCTTAATCTCAAGTTTGATGAAGGCCGCAGTAAAGAGCAGTTAGCGTTTTTACAGCTTAAGCCGCAAAAGCGCCGCAACATATTGCGCAGTGCAATACGCGCGGCAAACAAAAGCAGTAAAGAGCGGATCACCAGGCAAAGTGATTTAGCGGGTAAAAGGTGGCAAGGCCGCGCCAACGGCAAAAAAAAGAAAATGCTAACCAAGCTAAAGCGCAACATGAAAGTGCGCTACGGCGCAAATAGCGCAAGCGTATATTTTAAAGGGGGCAACAGCGGAAAAATAGCCCGCGCCCACCAAGAAGGTATAAGCCTAGATGCAGGCAAGCCAAAAAGCAGTGCCGCACAAAATAAAGAAGGCCCAGCCACCCGCAACTTAGCCCGCGCATTAATGGCCGAGGGTTACAAAATACCGCGCGGCAAAGGCAAGGGCAGTAAGCGCCCCAGCATTAAATGGATAACAGCAAACCTAAGTAAAAACCAAGCAGGTTTTTTACTGCGCGAATTAAAGGGCAGCTCAGGCAAGAGCGCATGGAAAATTGATTTACCGGCCCGCTCCTTTTTGGGGCAAACAATGGCCGAGCAAAAAGAGCAAATGAATTTTATTTTAAACAAAGCTATGCAAGTGGCGTAGCGCAAGCAAAAAAAGGAACGACCATGGCACAAGGTAAAGTATCCGTTGCCGCCATTCAGACAGGCAGTGGCGCTACAAAACAGGTAGAACGCACCGTATTGTTCATCGGACAAGCGCCCGAAAACAACGGCAAAATTCTACCCATTAATGCACAAAGCGACTTTGATGCTGAGTTTGGCGTAGCCGACTCACCGTTAAAAACCCAAGTTAAAGCATGGCAGCGAAACGGCGACGACCTAGTAAGTGGTTATGCAATAGCGCACGCAATCGACGCCGACGTAATGGCACTTATTGACGAAGCAATGGATCAAGACGTAAGCCCCGAAATCATTGTTATTTGTACGCCCGTCACAGGCAAAGCCGAAGTAGAAAGCTACCAAGCAAAAGCGCTTGAAATACTAGCAAGCCTTGCTCGCCGAGTGCGCTTTTTAATAGCAGCGCCTGGGCTAACCGAGCTACAAAACTGGTCAGACTTAGTAACCGCATTACAGCCAATAACCGACGGCGTAGTAGCACCGCAAACGGCTGTTGTTCCTTTGTTATTTGGCGACGAGCTAGGCGCAGTAACTGGGCGTTTATGCAAAAACTCAGTCACTATTGCCGATAGCCCAATGCGCGTGCTTACGGGTGCAATGTCACTAATGCCGCATCCGGTAGATGCCGCAGGCAAACCGCTAACCAACTCAACCACAGCCGCACTAGACGCACTGCGCTTTAGTTGCACACAGTTTTACCCAGATTTTGACGGCACATATTTTGGCGACGTAAACATGTTAGATGCCGAAGGTGGCGACTTTCAGCAAATCGAAACAGGCCGCATTGTCGACAAGGCCGCCCGCGACGTGCGCATTATTGCCATTCAAAAC of Pseudoalteromonas arctica A 37-1-2 contains these proteins:
- a CDS encoding head completion/stabilization protein, translated to MNLSGMPQADLQSINVDVPGNGYYPALSTAHFIEHYAIAQEYASKSDVLLEKLLYAQAEINQELANTQLTNGQTLSAAQALFYKRAVYSKAKASLLVSKLGSTHRDSATAQSQAAIDNHEHWLRESINAMRQLQGLSPNLTVELL
- a CDS encoding phage tail protein — its product is MSQSKIAKLKQHLATAEYQGRNLALSTQFDSWIEGGRIEPSSKTINGNGLLAARFYYSGAISINPCAAPAALICAFASFWLQNNGGRYDSTDIEFSADVNDDNSNEVELTINQLCEDIELIQAPNGPFEFNGNRYDFGEQSLWIAEAFTLEGQISRA
- a CDS encoding phage virion morphogenesis protein; the encoded protein is MLNLKFDEGRSKEQLAFLQLKPQKRRNILRSAIRAANKSSKERITRQSDLAGKRWQGRANGKKKKMLTKLKRNMKVRYGANSASVYFKGGNSGKIARAHQEGISLDAGKPKSSAAQNKEGPATRNLARALMAEGYKIPRGKGKGSKRPSIKWITANLSKNQAGFLLRELKGSSGKSAWKIDLPARSFLGQTMAEQKEQMNFILNKAMQVA
- a CDS encoding DUF2586 domain-containing protein, whose protein sequence is MAQGKVSVAAIQTGSGATKQVERTVLFIGQAPENNGKILPINAQSDFDAEFGVADSPLKTQVKAWQRNGDDLVSGYAIAHAIDADVMALIDEAMDQDVSPEIIVICTPVTGKAEVESYQAKALEILASLARRVRFLIAAPGLTELQNWSDLVTALQPITDGVVAPQTAVVPLLFGDELGAVTGRLCKNSVTIADSPMRVLTGAMSLMPHPVDAAGKPLTNSTTAALDALRFSCTQFYPDFDGTYFGDVNMLDAEGGDFQQIETGRIVDKAARDVRIIAIQNIKNRRLNNSASGIEFGKRIMGKPLREMARSINIGADKFPGLIDTPKDDSISLTFMNATTLQVVLKVKPIDSPNTIIVGIMLDNAE